From a single Hevea brasiliensis isolate MT/VB/25A 57/8 unplaced genomic scaffold, ASM3005281v1 Scaf1, whole genome shotgun sequence genomic region:
- the LOC110650230 gene encoding zerumbone synthase isoform X1 — MLRSLARGFKNLVIHDSLAKHARSYSMPTSKSRLEGKVALITGGASGLGKATAHEFIQHGAQVVIVDIDSELGQNVANDLGPAAHFVQCDVSVEAQVKEAVEIAVARHGKLDIMYNNAGITGPSVPPSIVDLDLGEFDRVMQVNVRGTIAGIKHAARVMIPAGSGSILCTSSICGVLGGLGPHSYTISKYTMPGIVRSIASELCRNGIRINCISPGPIPTPLSVSQIGQFYPGATREKIVEIINGLGELKGANCEEIDVAKAALYLASDEAKYITGHNLVVDGGFTCFKSLSFPAPDEIV, encoded by the exons ATGCTTCGATCATTAGCCAG AGGCTTCAAGAACCTGGTCATCCATGATTCTTTGGCTAAGCATGCAAGATCTTATTCCATGCCCACTTCTAAAAG cagGTTAGAAGGTAAAGTAGCCCTAATAACTGGGGGTGCAAGTGGGCTTGGCAAGGCCACTGCCCATGAATTCATTCAACATGGAGCCCAAGTCGTAATTGTCGATATTGATTCTGAGTTGGGCCAAAATGTTGCCAATGATCTGGGCCCTGCAGCCCATTTTGTCCAGTGTGATGTTTCTGTGGAGGCCCAAGTAAAAGAAGCCGTAGAGATTGCGGTTGCGCGTCATGGTAAACTCGACATAATGTACAACAACGCCGGGATAACAGGTCCGTCCGTACCGCCGAGCATCGTAGACCTCGACCTTGGAGAGTTCGACAGGGTAATGCAAGTCAACGTTCGGGGCACGATTGCAGGAATAAAGCATGCAGCCCGAGTAATGATACCCGCGGGCTCCGGGTCCATTCTATGTACATCTAGCATATGTGGGGTATTGGGTGGGCTTGGCCCACATTCATACACAATATCAAAATATACAATGCCTGGGATAGTGAGGTCAATAGCAAGTGAGCTATGCAGAAATGGAATAAGGATCAATTGCATTTCACCAGGCCCAATTCCAACTCCGCTATCAGTGAGCCAAATAGGCCAATTCTACCCTGGAGCTACAAGGGAGAAGATAGTTGAGATTATAAATGGTCTTGGAGAGCTGAAGGGGGCAAACTGTGAAGAAATCGATGTGGCCAAGGCTGCCTTGTATTTGGCATCAGATGAAGCAAAGTACATAACTGGTCACAACCTTGTTGTTGATGGAGGATTCACTTGCTTTAAAAGTCTCAGCTTCCCTGCTCCTGATGAAATTGTGTAA
- the LOC110650230 gene encoding zerumbone synthase isoform X2, translating into MLRSLARGFKNLVIHDSLAKHARSYSMPTSKRLEGKVALITGGASGLGKATAHEFIQHGAQVVIVDIDSELGQNVANDLGPAAHFVQCDVSVEAQVKEAVEIAVARHGKLDIMYNNAGITGPSVPPSIVDLDLGEFDRVMQVNVRGTIAGIKHAARVMIPAGSGSILCTSSICGVLGGLGPHSYTISKYTMPGIVRSIASELCRNGIRINCISPGPIPTPLSVSQIGQFYPGATREKIVEIINGLGELKGANCEEIDVAKAALYLASDEAKYITGHNLVVDGGFTCFKSLSFPAPDEIV; encoded by the exons ATGCTTCGATCATTAGCCAG AGGCTTCAAGAACCTGGTCATCCATGATTCTTTGGCTAAGCATGCAAGATCTTATTCCATGCCCACTTCTAAAAG GTTAGAAGGTAAAGTAGCCCTAATAACTGGGGGTGCAAGTGGGCTTGGCAAGGCCACTGCCCATGAATTCATTCAACATGGAGCCCAAGTCGTAATTGTCGATATTGATTCTGAGTTGGGCCAAAATGTTGCCAATGATCTGGGCCCTGCAGCCCATTTTGTCCAGTGTGATGTTTCTGTGGAGGCCCAAGTAAAAGAAGCCGTAGAGATTGCGGTTGCGCGTCATGGTAAACTCGACATAATGTACAACAACGCCGGGATAACAGGTCCGTCCGTACCGCCGAGCATCGTAGACCTCGACCTTGGAGAGTTCGACAGGGTAATGCAAGTCAACGTTCGGGGCACGATTGCAGGAATAAAGCATGCAGCCCGAGTAATGATACCCGCGGGCTCCGGGTCCATTCTATGTACATCTAGCATATGTGGGGTATTGGGTGGGCTTGGCCCACATTCATACACAATATCAAAATATACAATGCCTGGGATAGTGAGGTCAATAGCAAGTGAGCTATGCAGAAATGGAATAAGGATCAATTGCATTTCACCAGGCCCAATTCCAACTCCGCTATCAGTGAGCCAAATAGGCCAATTCTACCCTGGAGCTACAAGGGAGAAGATAGTTGAGATTATAAATGGTCTTGGAGAGCTGAAGGGGGCAAACTGTGAAGAAATCGATGTGGCCAAGGCTGCCTTGTATTTGGCATCAGATGAAGCAAAGTACATAACTGGTCACAACCTTGTTGTTGATGGAGGATTCACTTGCTTTAAAAGTCTCAGCTTCCCTGCTCCTGATGAAATTGTGTAA